The following proteins are co-located in the Synechococcus sp. PROS-U-1 genome:
- a CDS encoding NUDIX hydrolase, with translation MAPLPAPEPFELLDTVEAVDVGKLRFERNRIKLPMGVEATFGMIRHPGASLAVPITNDGQVVLLRQYRFAVQARLLEFPAGTLEEGEDPLESMQRELGEEAGYSASRWDVLGPMLPCPGYSDEVIHCFLARELTPLENPPAGDDDEDLEVVLMSPAQLDMALASGDEWLDGKSVTAWFRAKQLLGL, from the coding sequence ATGGCGCCGTTGCCGGCCCCGGAGCCTTTTGAGTTGCTGGACACCGTTGAGGCGGTGGATGTGGGCAAGCTCCGTTTTGAGCGCAATCGGATCAAGTTGCCGATGGGTGTAGAAGCCACCTTCGGAATGATTCGCCATCCCGGCGCTTCTTTGGCGGTGCCGATCACAAACGATGGTCAGGTGGTGCTGCTGCGGCAGTACCGCTTTGCGGTGCAGGCCCGTCTGCTCGAGTTCCCCGCCGGCACCTTGGAAGAAGGGGAAGACCCCCTGGAATCCATGCAGCGGGAGTTGGGTGAAGAAGCCGGCTACAGCGCGTCGCGCTGGGATGTTCTCGGCCCGATGCTCCCTTGCCCCGGCTATTCCGATGAGGTGATTCATTGCTTCTTGGCCAGGGAGCTCACCCCACTGGAGAACCCACCTGCCGGTGATGACGATGAAGACCTGGAGGTGGTGCTGATGAGCCCAGCCCAGCTGGACATGGCGCTGGCTTCGGGTGATGAATGGCTTGATGGCAAGAGCGTCACCGCCTGGTTCCGCGCCAAGCAGCTTCTCGGCCTCTGA
- a CDS encoding carotenoid oxygenase family protein codes for MTVAPARSYDRSDWSSSFVNVEEELTDVALTPVRGRVPVELQGTFYRNGPGRLERAGHRVHHPFDGDGMIAAMRFESGSVQLSNRFVRTEGWLAEEKAGKVLYRGVFGSQKPGGRLANAFDLRLKNIANTNVVRLGDQLLALWEAAEPHALDPRSLETRGLSRLDGVLKKGEAFSAHPRFDPGHNGRPCMVTFGVKTGPRSTIRLMEFATDGPEAGALLHDRSDSFPGFAFLHDFAITPNWAVFLQNAIAFNPLPFVTGEKGAAQCLASQPGGKGRFWLIPRDSGRFAGQKPRILEAPDGFVFHHLNAFEDGDHVVVESIVYDDFPSIGPDDDFAQVDFDTVPEGILHRCRLDLSRESVQTERISERTCEFAMVNPERQGLSARYAWMAVAERETGNDPLQAIQKLDLDSGATHTWSAAPRGFVSEPLMVRRPGAEAEDDGWVLDLVWNGARAASDLVILNARDLSEVAVLELPLAVPHGLHGSWASAS; via the coding sequence GTGACCGTCGCCCCCGCCCGCAGCTACGACCGCAGCGACTGGTCCAGTTCCTTCGTCAATGTGGAGGAGGAGCTCACCGATGTGGCCTTAACGCCGGTGCGTGGAAGGGTTCCGGTGGAGCTTCAGGGCACCTTCTACCGCAATGGTCCCGGGCGTCTTGAGCGGGCTGGTCATCGTGTGCATCACCCCTTTGACGGCGATGGCATGATCGCGGCGATGCGGTTTGAGAGCGGCAGCGTCCAGCTCAGCAACCGCTTTGTGCGCACCGAGGGCTGGCTGGCGGAGGAGAAGGCCGGCAAGGTGCTTTATCGGGGCGTGTTCGGTAGCCAGAAGCCCGGTGGTCGTCTGGCCAATGCCTTCGATCTGCGTCTGAAGAACATCGCCAACACCAACGTGGTGCGCCTTGGCGATCAGCTGCTCGCCCTCTGGGAAGCTGCGGAACCCCATGCGCTGGATCCCCGCAGCCTGGAAACCCGGGGTCTCTCTCGGCTCGATGGTGTGCTGAAAAAGGGTGAAGCCTTCAGTGCTCACCCCCGCTTCGACCCCGGCCACAACGGTCGTCCCTGCATGGTCACCTTCGGGGTGAAGACAGGGCCCCGCAGCACCATCCGTCTCATGGAGTTCGCCACCGATGGCCCTGAGGCCGGCGCGTTGCTGCATGACCGTTCCGACAGTTTCCCCGGTTTTGCCTTTCTGCACGACTTCGCTATCACCCCCAACTGGGCGGTGTTCCTACAGAACGCCATCGCTTTCAACCCTCTGCCTTTTGTGACCGGCGAAAAGGGTGCGGCCCAGTGCCTGGCCTCTCAACCCGGTGGCAAGGGGCGTTTTTGGTTGATCCCCCGCGACTCCGGTCGTTTTGCCGGCCAGAAGCCACGCATCCTCGAAGCCCCAGATGGCTTCGTTTTCCATCATCTCAATGCGTTTGAGGACGGCGATCACGTGGTGGTGGAGAGCATCGTCTACGACGATTTCCCGTCCATCGGCCCCGATGACGACTTCGCCCAGGTGGATTTCGACACGGTTCCGGAGGGAATCCTTCACCGTTGCCGCCTCGACCTCAGCCGGGAATCGGTGCAGACCGAGCGGATCAGCGAGCGCACCTGCGAGTTCGCGATGGTCAACCCCGAGCGTCAGGGGCTCAGCGCTCGCTATGCATGGATGGCGGTGGCTGAGCGGGAGACGGGCAATGACCCCCTGCAGGCCATCCAGAAGCTTGATCTGGACTCCGGTGCAACCCACACCTGGAGTGCGGCGCCCCGTGGCTTCGTGAGTGAGCCGCTGATGGTGCGTCGCCCCGGTGCTGAAGCCGAGGACGACGGTTGGGTGCTGGATCTGGTCTGGAACGGAGCCCGGGCCGCATCTGATCTGGTGATCCTCAACGCCCGTGATCTATCGGAGGTGGCGGTGCTGGAGCTGCCGTTGGCCGTGCCTCATGGTTTGCATGGCAGCTGGGCCTCGGCAAGCTGA
- a CDS encoding FAD-binding domain-containing protein encodes MTTSRVLFWHRRDLRLEDNLGLTAAVEISPAVTGVYVLDPLVIDPSEHLPPMAPARLWFLLESLVELQQRWREAGSRLLIIEGDPVQVLPQLAQQISAEAVVWNRDVEPYARERDRQVAKRLQADGCKVVVDWDQLLIAPELLKTGAGDPYRVYGPFLRNWRGQVLAQQPSTIAAPMGLVDLDPAQVPAADPLPALRENHGFKGAEICPCRPGEAAALEQLTTFCDGPLLGYEPDRNFPGTPGTSYLSAALSVGTLSPRQAWSTAQTAREQARSEEQLQAIAVWEQELGWREFYQQALFHFPELADGPYREQWRRFPWENNEDWFDFWKEGQTGMPIIDAAMRQLNQTGWMHNRCRMIVASYLVKDLICDWRWGERAFMEMEVDGDLAANNGGWQWSASSGMDPKPLRIFNPATQASKFDSAGDYIRQWVPELRHVNTKDLLSGDIGSLERRDYPAPLVDHKKQQAKFKALYATIRS; translated from the coding sequence ATGACAACCTCACGTGTTCTGTTCTGGCACCGCCGCGACCTGCGCCTGGAGGACAACCTCGGGCTGACGGCTGCTGTGGAGATCAGCCCCGCGGTGACCGGGGTGTATGTGCTCGACCCTCTGGTGATCGATCCTTCGGAACATTTGCCCCCGATGGCCCCGGCTCGGCTGTGGTTCTTGCTGGAAAGCCTGGTGGAATTGCAGCAGCGTTGGCGCGAGGCCGGCAGTCGGCTGTTGATCATTGAAGGCGACCCTGTGCAGGTGCTGCCGCAGCTGGCGCAGCAGATCAGTGCTGAGGCTGTGGTGTGGAACCGCGATGTGGAGCCCTATGCCCGTGAGCGTGACCGCCAGGTGGCCAAACGGTTGCAGGCCGATGGCTGCAAGGTGGTGGTGGATTGGGATCAACTCCTGATTGCTCCGGAGTTGCTCAAGACCGGCGCCGGCGATCCTTACCGGGTGTATGGCCCCTTCCTGCGCAACTGGCGCGGCCAGGTGCTGGCCCAGCAGCCCAGCACTATTGCAGCTCCTATGGGGCTGGTGGATCTGGATCCAGCTCAAGTGCCGGCGGCAGATCCCCTGCCAGCCCTGCGGGAGAACCACGGGTTCAAGGGCGCCGAGATCTGCCCCTGTCGCCCTGGCGAGGCGGCGGCCCTGGAGCAACTCACCACGTTCTGTGATGGGCCGTTGCTCGGCTATGAGCCTGACCGCAATTTCCCCGGCACTCCCGGCACCTCGTATCTCAGTGCTGCTTTGAGTGTGGGCACCCTTAGCCCCCGCCAGGCTTGGAGCACCGCACAGACGGCCCGCGAGCAAGCCCGCAGCGAAGAGCAACTTCAGGCCATCGCCGTTTGGGAACAGGAGCTGGGCTGGCGCGAGTTCTACCAGCAGGCCTTGTTTCATTTTCCGGAACTGGCGGATGGTCCCTACCGGGAGCAGTGGCGTCGCTTCCCCTGGGAGAACAACGAGGACTGGTTCGACTTCTGGAAGGAGGGCCAGACCGGCATGCCGATCATCGATGCCGCCATGCGTCAGCTCAACCAGACCGGCTGGATGCACAACCGCTGCCGCATGATCGTGGCCTCCTATCTGGTTAAAGATCTGATCTGCGACTGGCGCTGGGGCGAGCGTGCCTTCATGGAGATGGAGGTAGACGGGGACCTGGCCGCCAACAACGGTGGGTGGCAGTGGAGTGCCAGCAGTGGCATGGACCCCAAGCCACTGCGGATCTTCAACCCCGCCACCCAGGCATCCAAGTTCGATTCAGCCGGCGATTACATCCGCCAGTGGGTGCCTGAGCTGCGCCACGTGAACACCAAGGATCTGCTCAGTGGTGACATTGGCTCCCTCGAACGGCGGGACTATCCCGCACCGTTGGTGGATCACAAGAAACAACAGGCCAAATTCAAAGCGCTTTACGCCACCATCCGGTCCTGA
- a CDS encoding thioredoxin family protein: MALTPSTMLALGTPLPIFDLPLVTGSRLDNSSLDQRPLLLMVLCAHCPFVKHVEPELTRLDRDFGDRVQLIGVSSNSLVTHPQDGPEQLAEQARRHGWGFPYLLDEQQTLAMALKAACTPEFYLFSPDSDCVQTLRYRGQLDGSRPGNEQPLDGRDLRAALDAVLTGSPVNEKQNASVGCNVKWNPGHEPEWFG, from the coding sequence ATGGCTCTAACACCATCCACGATGCTGGCGCTCGGCACCCCCCTGCCCATCTTTGATCTCCCCCTGGTCACGGGCAGCCGGCTCGACAACTCCTCGCTGGACCAACGGCCCCTGCTGCTGATGGTGCTTTGCGCCCATTGCCCGTTCGTGAAGCATGTGGAACCGGAACTGACGCGGCTGGATCGAGACTTCGGCGACCGGGTGCAATTGATCGGTGTGAGCAGCAACAGCCTGGTCACCCACCCTCAGGACGGACCAGAGCAGCTCGCGGAGCAGGCCCGTCGCCACGGCTGGGGATTTCCTTACCTGCTGGATGAGCAGCAGACCCTGGCCATGGCGCTCAAGGCCGCCTGCACGCCGGAGTTCTACCTGTTTTCACCCGATAGCGACTGCGTGCAGACCCTGCGTTATCGCGGGCAGTTGGATGGCAGCCGACCCGGCAATGAACAGCCCCTCGACGGCCGAGATCTACGGGCCGCCCTGGATGCAGTGCTGACGGGATCGCCGGTGAACGAGAAGCAGAATGCCTCTGTGGGCTGCAATGTGAAGTGGAACCCCGGACACGAACCGGAGTGGTTCGGCTGA
- a CDS encoding DegT/DnrJ/EryC1/StrS aminotransferase family protein, producing the protein MQVPPFSLSQQIDDLGVDLEEAVLGVLHSGQYIGGPQIKRFEESFAASVGCDHTVGCNSGTDALILALRALGIGAGDEVITCSFSFFATAEAISAVGATPVFVDVDPATYLIDFDQIEAAITPATKALMPVHLFGRAVNMSRLMAIAEGHQLKVVEDCAQATGARWNGQPVGSFGDVGCFSFFPTKNLGAAGDGGAATTNNSELAQTMRELAVHGMPERYLHTSLGYNTRLDAIQAAVLNVKLPQLESWIGKRAAIAARYRKALGDLNGLTLPTADDGHSWNQFVVRIGSCPTGQPLCNASCNPSTTSARHGIPESCCRDWLKQTLQERGVSTIIYYPIPIHRQPAYAHLGLEQGSLPVTEQLCSQVLSLPIFPELNGEQQRAVIDTLRQLLVSNAPAQFRRDDARDQDRMVA; encoded by the coding sequence ATGCAGGTACCTCCCTTCAGCCTCAGCCAGCAGATCGACGATCTGGGTGTGGACCTCGAAGAGGCGGTCCTTGGGGTATTGCACAGCGGCCAATACATCGGTGGTCCGCAGATCAAACGCTTCGAGGAATCCTTTGCTGCCAGCGTTGGCTGCGACCACACCGTGGGTTGCAACAGCGGCACCGATGCACTGATCCTTGCCCTGCGGGCCCTAGGCATTGGTGCCGGCGATGAGGTGATCACCTGCTCGTTCAGTTTTTTCGCCACCGCTGAGGCGATCAGCGCCGTCGGAGCCACGCCGGTGTTCGTGGACGTCGACCCCGCCACTTATCTGATCGATTTCGATCAGATCGAGGCCGCGATCACCCCAGCCACCAAGGCCCTGATGCCGGTGCACCTGTTCGGCCGGGCGGTGAACATGTCCCGGCTAATGGCGATCGCCGAGGGGCACCAGCTGAAGGTTGTCGAGGACTGCGCCCAAGCCACAGGAGCCCGCTGGAACGGTCAACCCGTAGGCAGCTTTGGCGATGTGGGCTGCTTCAGCTTCTTCCCCACCAAGAACCTCGGCGCGGCGGGAGACGGTGGTGCGGCCACCACCAACAACTCCGAGCTGGCCCAGACCATGCGCGAGCTTGCCGTGCATGGCATGCCCGAGCGCTACCTGCACACCAGCCTTGGATACAACACCCGGCTTGATGCGATCCAGGCCGCTGTGCTGAACGTCAAGCTGCCGCAGCTGGAGAGCTGGATCGGCAAACGTGCAGCCATTGCCGCGCGTTACCGGAAAGCCCTGGGTGATCTCAACGGACTCACCCTTCCAACAGCCGACGACGGCCACAGCTGGAACCAGTTCGTGGTGCGCATTGGCAGCTGCCCCACGGGCCAACCGCTCTGCAACGCCAGCTGCAATCCCTCCACAACGAGTGCACGCCATGGGATCCCAGAGAGCTGCTGCCGGGACTGGCTCAAGCAGACCCTGCAAGAGCGTGGTGTGAGCACGATCATCTATTACCCGATCCCCATCCATCGGCAGCCGGCCTACGCCCACCTGGGGTTAGAGCAAGGCTCCCTGCCGGTGACCGAACAGCTTTGCAGCCAGGTTCTCAGCCTGCCGATCTTCCCGGAGCTCAATGGCGAGCAGCAGCGGGCCGTGATCGACACGCTGCGACAACTGCTGGTGTCCAACGCTCCCGCCCAGTTCCGCCGAGATGATGCTCGCGATCAGGACCGGATGGTGGCGTAA
- the hisB gene encoding imidazoleglycerol-phosphate dehydratase HisB produces the protein MARQGDIHRVTGETDVKVRLDLDGSGQCQANTGVAFLDHMLHQISSHGLIDLEINAVGDTHIDDHHTNEDVGIAVGQALAQALGDRRGIYRFGHFVAPLDEALVQVALDCSGRPHLSYSLMIPSQKIGSYDTELVKEFFVAVVNNSGLTLHIRQLDGVNSHHIVEACFKAFARALRMATEVDPRRAGAIPSSKGVLEQAGAN, from the coding sequence ATGGCACGCCAGGGAGACATTCATCGGGTCACCGGTGAAACCGATGTGAAGGTGCGTCTGGATCTGGATGGCTCCGGCCAGTGCCAGGCCAATACCGGAGTGGCATTTCTCGATCACATGCTTCACCAGATCAGCAGTCACGGTCTGATCGATTTGGAGATCAATGCGGTGGGAGACACCCATATCGACGATCACCACACCAATGAAGACGTGGGCATTGCCGTGGGGCAAGCTTTGGCTCAGGCCTTGGGAGACCGCCGTGGTATCTATCGCTTCGGGCACTTCGTGGCACCGCTGGATGAGGCCCTGGTGCAGGTGGCACTGGATTGTTCCGGTCGCCCGCATCTCAGCTACAGCCTGATGATTCCCAGCCAGAAGATCGGCAGCTACGACACCGAGCTGGTCAAGGAGTTCTTCGTGGCGGTGGTCAACAACAGTGGCCTCACCCTGCACATCCGTCAGCTGGATGGCGTCAATTCACACCACATCGTGGAAGCCTGTTTCAAGGCCTTCGCCCGGGCACTGCGCATGGCTACCGAGGTGGATCCACGCCGGGCCGGTGCCATCCCCAGCAGCAAAGGGGTGCTGGAACAGGCCGGCGCGAATTGA
- the fabI gene encoding enoyl-ACP reductase FabI: MLLDLTGKKILVTGIANNRSIAWGIAQQLKAAGAELGITYLPDDKGRFEAKVRELTAPLEPSLFLPLNVQDADQMAEVFGEIKEKWGVLDGLVHCLAFAGKEELIGDYSATTAEGFARSLDISAYSLAPLCAHAKPLFSEKAGVITLSYLGAERAIPNYNVMGVAKAALEASVRYLAAELGPEKQVRVNAISAGPIRTLASSAIGGILEMIHNVEEKAPLRRTVTQMEVGGTAAFLLSDLASGISGQTIYVDAGYCVTGM; this comes from the coding sequence ATGCTGCTTGATCTCACCGGCAAGAAGATTCTCGTCACCGGCATCGCCAACAACCGTTCGATCGCCTGGGGCATCGCCCAGCAGTTGAAGGCGGCGGGCGCTGAGCTGGGTATTACCTACCTGCCCGACGACAAAGGCCGCTTTGAGGCCAAGGTGCGTGAACTCACCGCTCCGTTGGAGCCCAGTCTGTTTCTGCCCTTGAACGTGCAGGACGCCGACCAGATGGCTGAAGTGTTCGGGGAGATCAAGGAGAAGTGGGGGGTTCTCGATGGCCTGGTGCACTGCCTGGCCTTTGCGGGCAAGGAGGAGTTGATCGGCGACTACAGCGCCACGACAGCTGAGGGCTTCGCCCGCTCCCTCGACATCAGCGCTTATTCCTTGGCTCCTCTCTGTGCACACGCCAAGCCTCTGTTCAGCGAGAAGGCCGGTGTGATCACCTTGTCGTATCTGGGCGCTGAACGAGCCATCCCCAATTACAACGTGATGGGTGTGGCGAAGGCCGCGCTGGAAGCGTCTGTTCGCTACCTCGCCGCTGAGCTGGGTCCCGAGAAGCAGGTGCGCGTGAATGCCATTAGTGCTGGCCCGATCCGCACCCTGGCCAGCTCCGCCATTGGTGGCATCCTCGAGATGATCCACAACGTGGAGGAGAAGGCTCCATTGCGTCGCACGGTCACCCAGATGGAGGTGGGCGGCACCGCAGCCTTCCTGCTCAGCGATCTGGCCAGCGGCATTTCCGGTCAGACCATTTATGTGGATGCGGGCTACTGCGTCACGGGGATGTAA
- the folK gene encoding 2-amino-4-hydroxy-6-hydroxymethyldihydropteridine diphosphokinase yields MPSIDDASVAVALGANRPSAVGSPRETLLAVRPLLEELFGGWAAQDLRFCWSQLLETEPIGPIQQPDFVNAVVLVKGLRVVPSERLALDLLQRLHGLERRFGRERSQEQRWGPRSLDLDLLFWGELRLDHPQLILPHPRMHLRTFVLEPLLQAMQQRP; encoded by the coding sequence ATGCCCTCGATTGATGATGCTTCTGTTGCGGTGGCGCTGGGAGCAAACCGACCCAGTGCGGTCGGATCGCCGCGCGAGACGTTGCTGGCGGTACGGCCTTTGCTGGAAGAGCTCTTTGGAGGCTGGGCCGCACAAGATCTTCGCTTTTGCTGGTCGCAGCTGTTGGAGACCGAGCCCATCGGACCGATCCAGCAGCCTGACTTTGTCAATGCGGTGGTGCTGGTGAAGGGCCTGAGGGTTGTGCCTTCCGAACGATTGGCTCTGGATTTGTTGCAGCGCTTGCATGGGCTTGAACGTCGCTTTGGGCGTGAGCGGTCCCAAGAGCAGCGCTGGGGTCCCCGCAGCCTCGATCTCGACTTGTTGTTCTGGGGTGAACTACGCCTCGACCATCCCCAGTTGATCCTTCCCCATCCCCGGATGCATTTGCGGACCTTTGTGCTGGAGCCGCTGTTGCAGGCGATGCAGCAGCGGCCATAA
- a CDS encoding PPC domain-containing protein gives MSSINLPIGERTRGEISNEGDYKTYSVELSAGIEYAFYVEGISLSDSNLYLLNSSNSTLDSNDDLGPGWYSGKTVNVDSLNSLIYYTPTQSGTYYLEVTDTPDPAFYPWYHTGSFEISAWKTDDTQSTSTSISVGTNKASTIEHELDEDSYKIKLTEGRTYQFEMEKSSLYDPYLILEDSQGKTLAEDNDSGYEINNALITFTAPSTDDFYLIASDAGYRWGTYTLSTKQLNYDESKSTANSINPGETKQGSILYKGDNDWYKINLSSKKGYRFSVEGSELNDPKIQLRDSYGALLAENDNIDTSNDPILNFKPSKTGTFYIDVSDSSDTKTGSYKLIALQTDESASTANNLKVGKSVAGNVQHPKDKDWYAIKLTKNTRYNFNLNSITLKDPELKLRNSSGTLITSDDNSGAGNNASIGFTAATAGTYFLDAGAIQSNDTGTYKLTTVKVIDRDSTAQGAIKLKTNNPTQKAIDYLTDHDWFKLKLKKGRTYHLELKGNTLSDPYLNLRDKKGKILSSDNDSGSGKDAVIRFTPKKSGMHILDASGNRDAVTGSYTIAAWQTDESSKTAKTYKMGRSQSGTIDYQTDEDWFKLKLKPGNYRFDLQGSSLTDPALQLLNSKGKVILSDDDSGKGNDALIAATINKKGLYFLNATASGGDETGTYVINSSLI, from the coding sequence ATGAGCTCAATCAACCTTCCCATTGGAGAACGCACTAGGGGAGAAATCAGTAATGAGGGTGACTACAAAACGTATTCCGTCGAACTATCCGCAGGAATCGAATACGCCTTTTACGTAGAAGGAATATCACTTTCAGACAGCAACCTATACCTACTCAACTCTTCTAATTCAACCCTCGATTCTAACGATGATTTGGGGCCAGGCTGGTATTCGGGAAAAACAGTAAATGTTGACTCCCTCAACTCATTAATTTATTACACTCCAACCCAGTCGGGAACTTACTACCTCGAGGTAACAGACACACCAGACCCAGCCTTTTATCCCTGGTACCACACAGGATCTTTCGAAATCAGCGCATGGAAAACTGACGACACTCAATCGACCTCAACTTCGATATCGGTTGGCACCAACAAAGCCTCCACAATTGAGCACGAGCTGGACGAAGACTCCTACAAGATAAAACTCACAGAAGGTCGTACCTATCAATTCGAAATGGAAAAATCCTCATTATACGACCCCTATCTGATACTTGAAGATTCTCAAGGCAAGACCTTAGCCGAAGATAACGATAGCGGCTACGAAATCAATAATGCACTCATTACTTTTACCGCTCCAAGCACAGATGATTTCTATCTTATTGCAAGTGACGCTGGCTATCGGTGGGGGACATACACACTGAGCACCAAGCAACTCAACTACGACGAATCCAAGAGCACAGCAAACTCAATCAACCCCGGCGAAACAAAACAAGGCTCCATCCTCTACAAAGGCGACAATGATTGGTACAAAATCAATCTTTCTAGCAAAAAGGGTTATCGATTTTCAGTCGAGGGATCAGAGCTCAATGATCCAAAAATTCAACTCAGAGACTCTTATGGAGCGCTCTTAGCCGAAAACGACAACATTGATACAAGCAATGATCCGATACTAAACTTCAAGCCAAGCAAAACAGGGACTTTTTATATCGATGTAAGTGACAGCAGTGATACCAAAACAGGAAGCTATAAACTCATCGCCCTTCAAACCGATGAAAGCGCAAGCACAGCCAATAACTTAAAGGTTGGCAAATCCGTTGCAGGCAACGTGCAACATCCAAAAGACAAAGACTGGTATGCAATAAAGCTCACTAAAAACACTCGATACAATTTCAACCTCAACTCAATCACCCTCAAAGACCCCGAACTCAAACTGCGGAACTCCAGCGGGACTCTCATCACCTCTGACGACAACAGTGGAGCGGGCAACAATGCTTCGATCGGCTTCACCGCCGCAACAGCAGGCACCTACTTTCTCGATGCCGGAGCAATCCAAAGCAACGACACCGGAACTTACAAATTAACAACAGTAAAGGTCATCGATCGTGATTCCACAGCGCAAGGTGCCATCAAACTCAAAACAAACAATCCAACGCAAAAGGCCATTGACTACCTGACAGATCATGATTGGTTCAAACTGAAGCTCAAAAAGGGGCGCACTTATCACCTTGAGCTCAAGGGCAACACGCTGTCTGATCCTTACCTCAACCTTCGTGACAAGAAAGGCAAGATCCTGTCTTCTGATAACGACAGTGGCAGCGGAAAAGATGCCGTCATCCGATTCACCCCGAAAAAGAGCGGCATGCACATCCTCGACGCCAGCGGCAATCGCGATGCCGTAACGGGGAGCTACACGATTGCGGCATGGCAGACGGACGAATCCTCCAAAACAGCCAAGACGTACAAAATGGGGCGAAGCCAATCAGGCACCATCGATTATCAAACCGATGAAGATTGGTTCAAACTCAAACTGAAGCCTGGTAATTATCGATTTGATCTACAAGGGAGCTCTCTCACCGACCCAGCCCTTCAACTGCTGAATTCGAAAGGCAAAGTCATTCTTTCCGATGACGACAGCGGCAAGGGCAACGACGCTTTGATCGCAGCAACGATCAATAAGAAAGGGCTCTATTTCCTTAATGCGACCGCAAGCGGTGGGGATGAAACCGGCACCTACGTGATCAACTCAAGCTTGATCTAA
- a CDS encoding FAD-binding domain-containing protein, with product MPSAASPPIDGDLPRQFASRDALNALLAQEFPEAEGALSPIRGGREAADKKLRRIDAKRYAKSRNHLKGAVTGLSPYIRHGVLGLAEVRDSVFTQIRNRDEGGKLINELGWRDFWQRMWLDLGDGINDDQEPFKTGHDAGAYSRELPGDVRDGTTGLACMDGFRDQLVTTGWLHNHARMWMAAWLVHWRRVHWKAGADWFLQHLLDGDPASNHLSWQWVASTFSHKPYFFNRGNLERYSDARYCDTCPSANTCPFDGSYDQLEHQLFAPMPAIRDSGNDRNRQRQRRSSGGASAALARPKR from the coding sequence GTGCCCAGCGCTGCGTCACCCCCGATCGACGGCGATCTGCCGCGGCAATTCGCATCACGGGATGCGCTAAATGCTCTGTTGGCGCAGGAGTTTCCTGAGGCTGAAGGGGCCCTCAGCCCGATCCGCGGTGGCCGTGAGGCAGCCGACAAAAAGCTGCGGCGGATCGACGCCAAGCGCTACGCCAAGAGCCGCAACCACCTCAAGGGCGCGGTCACCGGGCTGTCGCCCTACATCCGCCATGGCGTTCTGGGCCTGGCCGAGGTGCGCGATTCAGTGTTCACACAGATCCGCAATCGCGATGAGGGCGGAAAACTGATCAACGAACTCGGTTGGCGCGACTTCTGGCAACGGATGTGGCTCGATCTGGGCGATGGCATCAACGACGATCAGGAACCGTTCAAGACGGGCCATGACGCCGGCGCCTATTCCCGGGAGCTGCCGGGCGATGTTCGTGATGGCACCACCGGGCTGGCCTGCATGGATGGCTTCCGCGATCAACTGGTGACCACCGGCTGGCTGCACAACCACGCCCGGATGTGGATGGCCGCCTGGCTCGTGCACTGGCGCCGGGTGCACTGGAAGGCAGGAGCCGACTGGTTCCTACAGCACCTGCTGGATGGCGACCCAGCCAGCAACCATCTGAGCTGGCAGTGGGTGGCCAGCACCTTCAGCCACAAGCCTTACTTCTTCAATCGCGGCAACCTCGAGCGTTACAGCGACGCGCGCTACTGCGACACCTGCCCCAGCGCTAACACCTGCCCATTCGACGGCAGCTACGACCAACTGGAGCACCAGCTGTTCGCCCCGATGCCGGCAATCCGCGACAGCGGCAACGACCGCAACCGCCAACGCCAACGGAGGAGCAGCGGTGGCGCCAGTGCCGCCCTGGCCCGTCCCAAGCGATAA